One part of the Vitis riparia cultivar Riparia Gloire de Montpellier isolate 1030 chromosome 8, EGFV_Vit.rip_1.0, whole genome shotgun sequence genome encodes these proteins:
- the LOC117919862 gene encoding uncharacterized protein LOC117919862 codes for MLGPTEAFRSSELGVGPGGLDPVSSSKARLYPLGASSLEGSRRLKAVETIGAPGPAGRDDCRGPPQSLVGCSGMALPLVWAGPNHLRDPDAEGFPFWEKDGRWKQVEEELYSMEKSRTYNALIEEASRYGCAPIPSGLLTFGSLPSPSFFFGRTPLGEYCDLSGDDRVTHLREIPLRMLLTPGPLEEENASRWELMEVFNGCKDNCGKELYSMEKSRTYNALIEEASRYECAPIPSGLLTSGSSPSPSFFFGRTPLGEYCDLSGDDRVTHLREIPLRMLLTPGPLEEDNASRWELMEVFNGCKDNCGKELCLVHSMPRERKGWEEESWEESELAKFRKFLEFSIEGLEKEILDFLVKIRKRKERVHNKNLLEKSKFERELKRLECSINYEGRKK; via the coding sequence ATGCTTGGCCCTACTGAGGCTTTTCGAAGCTCCGAGTTGGGCGTTGGGCCCGGTGGGCTTGATCCAGTCTCTTCTTCTAAGGCTAGGCTGTATCCTTTGGGGGCTTCGTCTTTAGAGGGCTCTAGGAGGCTAAAGGCCGTGGAGACCATTGGGGCGCCTGGGCCGGCTGGGAGGGACGACTGTCGAGGCCCACCCCAATCTTTGGTGGGCTGCTCTGGGATGGCTTTGCCTCTAGTGTGGGCTGGCCCAAATCATCTGAGGGATCCAGACGCTGAAGGCTTTCCTTTCTGGGAAAAAGATGGCCGGTGGAAGCAAGTTGAGGAGGAGCTCTATTCCATGGAGAAGTCAAGGACCTACAACGCCCTAATTGAGGAAGCGTCGAGGTACGGGTGTGCTCCTATCCCTAGTGGCTTGTTGACGTTTGGGTCCTTACCttctccttctttctttttcggTCGGACTCCATTGGGGGAGTATTGCGACCTTTCTGGGGATGACAGGGTGACTCACCTGAGGGAAATCCCTTTACGCATGCTTCTCACCCCGGGACCCCTAGAAGAAGAGAATGCAAGCCGTTGGGAATTGATGGAGGTTTTTAATGGCTGCAAGGACAACTGTGGAAAGGAGCTCTATTCCATGGAGAAGTCAAGGACCTACAACGCCCTAATTGAGGAAGCGTCGAGGTACGAGTGTGCTCCTATCCCTAGTGGCTTGTTGACGTCTGGGTCCTCACCttctccttctttctttttcggTCGGACTCCATTGGGGGAGTATTGCGACCTTTCTGGGGATGACAGGGTGACTCACCTGAGGGAAATCCCTTTACGCATGCTTCTCACCCCGGGACCCCTAGAAGAGGATAATGCAAGCCGCTGGGAATTGATGGAGGTTTTTAATGGCTGCAAGGACAACTGTGGAAAGGAGTTGTGTTTAGTTCATTCTATGCCACGTGAAAGAAAGGGATGGGAGGAGGAAAGTTGGGAGGAGAGTGAGTTGGCCAAATTTAGAAAGTTTTTGGAGTTTTCGATAGAAGGTCTGGAGaaagaaattttggattttttggttaaaatccgaaagagaaaggaaagagtCCACAACAAAAACCTTTTAGAAAAATCTAAGTTTGAAAGGGAATTGAAAAGACTAGAATGCTCAATTAATTACGAGGGGAGAAAGAAATAG